Proteins co-encoded in one Acanthopagrus latus isolate v.2019 chromosome 10, fAcaLat1.1, whole genome shotgun sequence genomic window:
- the nat8l gene encoding N-acetylaspartate synthetase isoform X1 — protein MHFSSPKMVCETKIVADEHDAIPGTKKESIMWSAPPSSAALSAAEAKDARRDAVFIREFERGDQEEVRRIFYEGIMERIPNTAFRGLRQQPKTQFLYALLTVMCFFMTKSVTLTCCAPLILMGARYYYSRKVIHGYLDCALHTDMADIEAYYMTPTGSCFWVAVLDGRVVGIVAAQGREDDNTVELKRMSVDSRYRGKGIAKALGRRVLEFAVRNNYAAIVLGTTAVKLAAHKLYESLGFRRTSQSEDYRLPGMNRSPLERLFFQIRYIRYRLQLREE, from the exons ATGCATTTTTCGTCTCCCAAAATGGTTTGCGAGACTAAAATTGTTGCGGACGAGCACGATGCTATACCTGGGACCAAAAAAGAGTCGATCATGTGGAGCGCCCCTCCGTCCAGCGCGGCTCTGAGCGCCGCCGAGGCCAAGGACGCGCGGAGAGACGCGGTGTTTATCCGCGAGTTCGAGCGCGGGGATCAGGAGGAGGTGCGGCGCATCTTTTACGAGGGTATCATGGAGAGGATACCCAACACGGCGTTCAGGGGGCTCAGGCAGCAGCCCAAGACCCAGTTTTTATACGCTCTCCTGACAG TAATGTGCTTTTTCATGACCAAGTCCGTCACGCTGACCTGCTGCGCGCCCCTCATTCTCATGGGTGCGCGCTACTACTACAGCAGGAAAGTTATCCACGGTTATCTGGACTGTGCTCTGCACACGGACATGGCTGACATAGAGGCTTATTACATGACACCCACAG GCTCCTGTTTCTGGGTGGCGGTGCTCGACGGACGCGTGGTGGGAATCGTGGCGGCACAAGGCCGTGAGGACGACAACACGGTCGAGCTGAAGCGCATGTCAGTGGACTCTCGCTACCGTGGCAAAGGCATCGCAAAGGCGCTGGGTCGTCGCGTTCTGGAGTTTGCCGTGCGCAACAACTACGCCGCCATCGTCCTCGGCACGACGGCCGTCAAGTTGGCAGCCCACAAGCTGTACGAGTCGCTGGGCTTCCGCCGAACAAGCCAGAGCGAGGACTACAGGCTCCCCGGGATGAACCGCTCGCCGCTGGAGAGGCTCTTCTTCCAGATCCGTTACATCCGCTACCGCCTGCAGCTCCGTGAGGAGTGA
- the nat8l gene encoding N-acetylaspartate synthetase isoform X2 produces the protein MHFSSPKMVCETKIVADEHDAIPGTKKESIMWSAPPSSAALSAAEAKDARRDAVFIREFERGDQEEVRRIFYEGIMERIPNTAFRGLRQQPKTQFLYALLTGSCFWVAVLDGRVVGIVAAQGREDDNTVELKRMSVDSRYRGKGIAKALGRRVLEFAVRNNYAAIVLGTTAVKLAAHKLYESLGFRRTSQSEDYRLPGMNRSPLERLFFQIRYIRYRLQLREE, from the exons ATGCATTTTTCGTCTCCCAAAATGGTTTGCGAGACTAAAATTGTTGCGGACGAGCACGATGCTATACCTGGGACCAAAAAAGAGTCGATCATGTGGAGCGCCCCTCCGTCCAGCGCGGCTCTGAGCGCCGCCGAGGCCAAGGACGCGCGGAGAGACGCGGTGTTTATCCGCGAGTTCGAGCGCGGGGATCAGGAGGAGGTGCGGCGCATCTTTTACGAGGGTATCATGGAGAGGATACCCAACACGGCGTTCAGGGGGCTCAGGCAGCAGCCCAAGACCCAGTTTTTATACGCTCTCCTGACAG GCTCCTGTTTCTGGGTGGCGGTGCTCGACGGACGCGTGGTGGGAATCGTGGCGGCACAAGGCCGTGAGGACGACAACACGGTCGAGCTGAAGCGCATGTCAGTGGACTCTCGCTACCGTGGCAAAGGCATCGCAAAGGCGCTGGGTCGTCGCGTTCTGGAGTTTGCCGTGCGCAACAACTACGCCGCCATCGTCCTCGGCACGACGGCCGTCAAGTTGGCAGCCCACAAGCTGTACGAGTCGCTGGGCTTCCGCCGAACAAGCCAGAGCGAGGACTACAGGCTCCCCGGGATGAACCGCTCGCCGCTGGAGAGGCTCTTCTTCCAGATCCGTTACATCCGCTACCGCCTGCAGCTCCGTGAGGAGTGA